In the genome of Hymenobacter taeanensis, one region contains:
- the yiaA gene encoding inner membrane protein YiaA, with translation MRKTSNAFVAASWFALLTGMVAYIVGLWNASMLLNEKGYYFAILLYGLFSAVSLQKSVRDQLEGVPVTGIYYGLCWFATLSAVLLLAVGLWNANLLLSEKGFYAMSFMLGLFGAIAVQKNTRDNRSSEPAAAATQKALA, from the coding sequence ATGCGGAAAACCTCCAATGCCTTCGTTGCTGCTTCCTGGTTTGCCCTGCTAACGGGCATGGTGGCCTATATTGTGGGCCTGTGGAATGCCTCCATGCTTCTTAATGAGAAAGGCTACTATTTCGCCATCTTACTGTACGGCCTGTTCAGCGCTGTATCGCTGCAAAAAAGTGTACGCGACCAGCTGGAGGGCGTGCCCGTAACGGGCATCTATTACGGTTTGTGCTGGTTTGCTACCCTCTCGGCGGTACTGCTGCTGGCGGTAGGCCTCTGGAACGCCAACCTGTTGTTGAGCGAAAAAGGCTTCTACGCCATGTCATTCATGCTAGGCCTGTTTGGGGCCATTGCCGTGCAGAAAAACACCCGCGACAACCGCAGCTCAGAGCCAGCTGCTGCCGCCACGCAGAAGGCACTGGCCTAG
- the bioB gene encoding biotin synthase BioB — MIRTDWTLDEVKAIYNLPVLELVTKAAAIHAETQATGEVQVCTLLSVKTGGCPEDCAYCPQAARYHTGVQAHKLLPDAEVLASAQRAKDSGSTRFCMGAAWREIRDNRDFDRVLGMVEQVNGLGLEVCCTLGMLNEYQAERLKQAGLYAYNHNLDTSAEHYSEIITTRTYDDRLNTLEHVRKAGISVCSGGIIGLGETDEDRIAMLHTLATLPAHPESVPVNALVPVEGTPLADQPRVSVWEMLRMIGTARILMPHTMVRLSAGRQEMPVTEQALCFLAGANSIFSGEKLLTTPNPDFDADKQMFALLGLTPRKSFKDVPEGAMVLGKEAAPVVA; from the coding sequence ATGATTCGCACCGACTGGACCCTCGACGAAGTAAAAGCTATCTATAACCTGCCCGTGTTGGAACTGGTGACCAAGGCGGCGGCCATTCATGCCGAAACCCAGGCTACTGGTGAAGTGCAGGTGTGCACCCTGCTGAGCGTGAAAACCGGCGGCTGCCCCGAGGACTGCGCCTATTGCCCCCAGGCGGCGCGCTACCACACCGGCGTGCAGGCCCACAAACTTCTTCCCGATGCTGAGGTCCTGGCCTCGGCCCAACGCGCCAAAGACTCCGGCAGCACCCGTTTCTGCATGGGCGCCGCGTGGCGCGAAATCCGCGACAACCGTGACTTCGACCGTGTGCTAGGCATGGTGGAACAGGTGAATGGCCTGGGCCTTGAAGTGTGCTGCACTTTGGGCATGCTGAACGAGTACCAGGCGGAGCGCCTCAAGCAGGCCGGCCTCTACGCCTACAACCACAACCTCGACACCAGCGCCGAACACTACTCCGAAATCATTACTACCCGCACCTACGATGACCGCCTCAACACGCTGGAGCACGTGCGTAAGGCCGGTATCTCGGTTTGCTCGGGTGGCATCATTGGCCTGGGCGAAACCGACGAGGACCGCATTGCCATGCTGCACACCCTGGCCACGCTGCCCGCCCACCCTGAGTCGGTGCCGGTGAATGCGCTGGTTCCCGTGGAGGGCACACCCCTCGCCGATCAGCCCCGCGTGAGCGTGTGGGAAATGCTGCGCATGATCGGCACGGCCCGCATCCTGATGCCGCACACCATGGTGCGCCTTTCGGCTGGCCGCCAAGAGATGCCCGTAACGGAGCAGGCCCTGTGCTTCCTGGCCGGTGCCAACTCCATCTTCTCGGGCGAGAAGCTGCTGACTACTCCCAACCCCGACTTCGACGCCGACAAGCAGATGTTTGCTCTGCTCGGCCTCACGCCCCGTAAGTCGTTTAAAGACGTACCCGAAGGTGCTATGGTGCTGGGCAAAGAAGCTGCGCCTGTAGTAGCTTAA
- a CDS encoding sugar O-acetyltransferase: MNRTEKEKMLAGELYQANDPQLVAERLQAKELCHRYNQEPVHLNKQILAELLGQETDAHLEAPLRCDYGHNIRLGRNVYANYNLTILDCALVTIGDNVFIAPNVVLTTAAHPVEVASRIAGWEFARPITIGDNVWLGAGVLVMPGVSIGAGTTIGAGSVVTRDIPAGVVAVGNPCRVIRQLEA, from the coding sequence ATGAACAGGACCGAGAAAGAGAAGATGCTGGCGGGCGAGCTATACCAAGCCAATGACCCGCAACTGGTAGCGGAACGCCTACAGGCCAAGGAGCTGTGCCACCGATATAACCAGGAGCCAGTGCACCTGAATAAACAGATACTCGCCGAACTGCTGGGCCAAGAAACCGATGCCCATCTGGAGGCTCCATTGCGCTGCGACTACGGCCACAACATCCGGCTGGGCCGCAACGTGTACGCCAACTACAACCTCACCATTCTGGATTGCGCCCTCGTTACCATCGGCGACAATGTATTCATTGCCCCCAACGTAGTTTTGACAACTGCGGCGCACCCTGTAGAGGTAGCGTCCCGCATTGCGGGCTGGGAGTTTGCCCGGCCCATTACCATTGGTGATAATGTGTGGCTGGGCGCGGGGGTACTGGTAATGCCCGGCGTGAGCATTGGGGCGGGTACCACAATTGGGGCGGGCAGCGTGGTCACGCGGGATATTCCGGCGGGCGTGGTAGCCGTGGGAAACCCGTGCCGCGTGATTCGGCAGCTGGAAGCCTAG
- a CDS encoding DUF2071 domain-containing protein, producing the protein MRIPTIHGIIDRRILINFTADPQDVAKILPAPFRPKVYKWKAIVGICLIRLKNIKPKGLPDFLGISSENGAHRIAVEWDEDGRTQEGVFIPRRDTSLKLNAVVGGRLFPGKHYLANFNVRETGLDYHIDFTSSDQTSISIDAKEVEHFTKDSIFETLENVSEFFEKGAIGYSPNGSKFDGLQLKTYNWQVKPLAVSEVQSSFFADSTIFPAGSIKFDNALLMTKVEHEWHSVADK; encoded by the coding sequence ATGCGCATCCCAACAATCCACGGCATTATTGATAGAAGAATCCTGATCAATTTTACCGCTGACCCACAGGATGTGGCAAAGATCCTGCCTGCTCCCTTCCGGCCAAAAGTTTATAAATGGAAAGCTATTGTTGGCATTTGCCTGATCCGCCTAAAGAACATCAAGCCGAAGGGGCTGCCTGACTTTTTAGGCATCTCCTCTGAAAATGGGGCCCACCGGATTGCTGTGGAATGGGACGAGGATGGCAGAACGCAGGAAGGCGTTTTTATTCCGCGGCGCGATACATCCTTGAAGCTGAATGCCGTTGTGGGTGGGCGCTTGTTTCCGGGTAAACATTACCTGGCAAACTTCAATGTGCGCGAGACAGGCCTCGATTACCACATTGACTTCACGAGCTCAGACCAAACAAGTATTTCAATCGACGCCAAAGAAGTGGAACACTTCACCAAGGATTCAATTTTTGAAACGCTCGAAAACGTGTCAGAATTCTTTGAAAAGGGCGCTATTGGCTATTCTCCCAACGGAAGCAAGTTTGACGGCTTGCAGTTAAAAACCTACAACTGGCAGGTGAAGCCACTTGCAGTGAGTGAGGTACAATCGAGCTTCTTTGCTGACAGCACAATCTTCCCAGCTGGCTCCATCAAATTCGACAATGCGTTGTTGATGACAAAAGTGGAGCACGAGTGGCATAGTGTAGCCGATAAATAG
- a CDS encoding aminotransferase class I/II-fold pyridoxal phosphate-dependent enzyme, producing MPTSPLHQRLAQHLAQRDADGTRRQLTLPAAGLADFSSNDYLGLSQHPTVRVALQQAADEPAGSTGSRLLTGNSAAAEALETTLASFHRAEAALLFNSGYAANMGFFGAVPRRGDTILYDEASHASVKDGIRASFATAWSFRHNDLQDLERKLVRATGAVFVAVEALYSMDGDMAPLPELAALCQAHGLYLVVDEAHTNGIYGPLGEGLVSELGLEDAVFARILTFGKALGSQGAAIAGAAVLRDYLLNFSRLFIYTTALPPLTVAGLAAAYQLLPTLTEERKQLFALSDYLKAQLNAVPGLRVPLKSHIIHPVFFTESPGPTHVRQVAAAAQAAGFDVRPIVSPTVPVGTERLRLIVHSYNTKEQMDALTEVLSQAVKNAEPDNA from the coding sequence ATGCCCACTTCCCCTCTCCATCAGCGCCTCGCGCAGCACCTCGCCCAGCGAGACGCTGATGGTACCCGGCGCCAGCTTACCCTCCCCGCGGCTGGCCTAGCCGACTTCAGTTCCAACGATTACCTGGGCCTGAGCCAGCACCCCACCGTGCGGGTGGCCTTGCAACAGGCGGCAGATGAACCAGCCGGCAGCACGGGCTCCCGGCTGCTGACAGGCAACTCAGCAGCGGCCGAAGCATTGGAAACTACCCTAGCCAGTTTCCACCGGGCCGAAGCAGCGTTGCTGTTCAACTCAGGCTACGCAGCCAACATGGGCTTCTTCGGGGCGGTGCCACGCCGGGGCGATACTATCCTGTACGATGAGGCTTCCCATGCTTCGGTAAAAGACGGCATCCGGGCCTCGTTTGCCACCGCCTGGAGCTTCCGCCACAACGACTTGCAGGACCTGGAGCGGAAACTAGTGCGAGCCACTGGTGCCGTATTTGTGGCCGTGGAAGCCTTGTACTCCATGGATGGCGACATGGCGCCGCTGCCAGAGCTGGCCGCACTTTGCCAGGCGCACGGGTTGTATCTGGTGGTAGATGAGGCCCACACCAATGGTATCTACGGCCCCCTGGGCGAAGGCCTGGTATCGGAGCTGGGCCTGGAGGATGCCGTTTTTGCCCGTATCCTCACCTTCGGGAAAGCCCTGGGCAGTCAGGGCGCCGCCATTGCCGGTGCCGCCGTCCTGCGCGACTATCTGCTGAATTTCAGCCGCCTCTTTATCTATACTACGGCCCTGCCGCCGCTTACCGTTGCTGGCCTAGCGGCGGCCTACCAGTTGCTGCCTACGCTCACCGAGGAAAGGAAACAGCTCTTCGCCCTCTCCGATTATTTGAAAGCTCAGCTGAACGCGGTACCTGGCCTACGGGTGCCGCTGAAAAGCCACATCATTCACCCGGTGTTTTTTACAGAAAGCCCCGGCCCCACCCACGTACGGCAAGTGGCAGCCGCAGCACAGGCTGCCGGCTTCGATGTGCGCCCCATCGTGTCGCCAACGGTGCCGGTGGGCACGGAGCGGCTGCGGCTTATTGTGCACAGCTACAACACGAAAGAGCAGATGGATGCTTTGACTGAAGTACTAAGCCAAGCCGTGAAAAATGCTGAGCCCGACAATGCATAG